A genomic region of Kribbella sp. NBC_00382 contains the following coding sequences:
- a CDS encoding carbohydrate ABC transporter permease, with protein MSIILDSTPAIATPADDVSPEPQRRFGIGRGLAWAFMILVILVSLFPFYWMLRTALSSNNALYAGGDSLLPVQPSAGGFERVFGLQTGQAAIDAGGAGQEIHFWRYLFNSVVVSTLITAGQVFFSAMAAYSFARLQWKHRERVFGFFLAGLMIPSIFTLLPNFVLIKQLGLVDTLLGIALPTMFMTPFAVFFLRQFFLGISREVEEAALIDGASKTRVFFTLILPMSVAPITTLAILTYIASWNEYFWALLVSYTDKSRVLTVALGVFKSQTPQTGPDWSGLMAATLVAALPMLLLFMIFAKRIVNSIGFSGIK; from the coding sequence ATGAGCATCATTCTCGACAGCACGCCGGCCATCGCAACGCCGGCCGACGACGTATCGCCCGAACCGCAACGCCGATTCGGTATCGGCCGCGGACTGGCCTGGGCCTTCATGATCCTGGTGATCCTGGTCAGCCTCTTCCCCTTCTACTGGATGCTCCGGACCGCCCTGTCCAGCAACAACGCCCTGTACGCCGGGGGCGACAGCCTGCTGCCCGTCCAACCTTCCGCCGGCGGGTTCGAGCGGGTCTTCGGCCTGCAGACCGGTCAGGCGGCGATCGACGCAGGCGGCGCCGGGCAGGAGATCCACTTCTGGCGGTACCTGTTCAACTCGGTCGTCGTATCCACCCTGATCACCGCCGGTCAGGTGTTCTTCTCGGCGATGGCGGCGTACTCGTTCGCCCGGTTGCAGTGGAAGCATCGCGAGCGAGTGTTCGGGTTCTTCCTGGCCGGCCTGATGATCCCGTCGATCTTCACGCTGCTGCCGAACTTCGTGCTGATCAAGCAGCTGGGCCTGGTGGACACCCTGCTTGGGATCGCGTTGCCGACCATGTTCATGACCCCGTTCGCGGTGTTCTTCCTGCGCCAGTTCTTCCTCGGCATCTCCCGCGAGGTGGAGGAGGCGGCGCTGATCGACGGCGCCTCCAAGACCAGGGTGTTCTTCACGCTGATCCTGCCGATGTCGGTGGCGCCGATCACGACGCTGGCGATCCTCACCTACATCGCCTCCTGGAACGAGTACTTCTGGGCGCTGCTGGTCAGCTACACCGACAAGTCCCGGGTACTGACCGTAGCGCTCGGTGTGTTCAAGTCGCAGACGCCGCAGACCGGCCCGGACTGGTCCGGACTGATGGCGGCCACGCTCGTCGCCGCCCTTCCGATGCTCTTGCTGTTCATGATCTTCGCCAAGCGCATCGTCAACTCCATCGGCTTCAGCGGGATCAAGTGA
- a CDS encoding carbohydrate ABC transporter permease gives MASTTPPTAATARRTRGGARDDTRLALLFILPALIGFLVFMVWPTLRGIYLSFTKFNLLTPPQFNGLDNYIRMVQDPVFWNAMKVTLYYVILNIGIQTVLALVIAVMMQRLTQKTWLRGIVLTPYLVSNVVAAMVFLWILDYQLGIGNKLLGAIGIDQVAFLSSDTWVIPTIALINVWRHLGYTALLIFAGLQTIPNTVYEAGKIDGASEIRMFRHLTVPLLRPILSLVLIITVIGSFQVFDTVAVTTRGGPVDSSRVLQFYIYDVAFGRFQFGYASAMSVALLIVLMAITFIQYRLTRADSSDLA, from the coding sequence ATGGCCAGTACGACGCCGCCGACGGCGGCAACCGCTCGTCGTACCAGGGGCGGGGCGCGTGACGACACGCGCCTCGCCCTGCTCTTCATCCTCCCCGCACTGATCGGCTTCCTGGTCTTCATGGTCTGGCCGACCCTGCGCGGGATCTACCTGAGCTTCACCAAGTTCAACCTGCTCACCCCGCCGCAGTTCAACGGTCTGGACAACTACATCCGGATGGTCCAGGACCCGGTGTTCTGGAACGCGATGAAGGTGACCCTGTACTACGTGATCCTCAACATCGGCATCCAGACGGTGCTGGCGCTGGTGATCGCGGTGATGATGCAGCGGCTGACCCAGAAGACCTGGCTGCGCGGCATCGTGCTGACGCCGTACCTGGTCTCGAACGTGGTCGCCGCGATGGTCTTCCTCTGGATCCTCGACTACCAGCTCGGGATCGGGAACAAACTGCTCGGCGCGATCGGGATCGACCAGGTCGCGTTCCTGTCCTCGGACACCTGGGTGATCCCGACGATCGCGCTGATCAACGTCTGGCGGCACCTCGGCTACACTGCGCTGCTGATCTTCGCCGGGCTGCAGACCATCCCGAACACGGTCTACGAGGCCGGCAAGATCGACGGCGCGAGCGAGATCCGGATGTTCCGCCACCTCACCGTGCCGTTGCTGCGGCCGATCCTGTCGCTGGTCCTGATCATCACCGTGATCGGCTCGTTCCAGGTCTTCGACACCGTCGCGGTGACCACCCGCGGTGGACCCGTCGACTCGTCCCGGGTGCTGCAGTTCTACATCTACGACGTCGCGTTCGGCCGGTTCCAGTTCGGCTACGCGTCGGCCATGTCGGTCGCGCTGCTGATCGTCTTGATGGCGATCACCTTCATCCAGTACCGGTTGACCCGGGCCGACTCGTCCGACCTGGCCTGA